A part of Saccharomonospora amisosensis genomic DNA contains:
- a CDS encoding PH domain-containing protein, translated as MGDTASLRLRPPRNQVDRRALRWWRTNLLLWVGIPVVALVSLAAVISTAAAWLLVAAGAVAVVGLPVAVLLPLWWYRVHRWEITDDAVYTRTGFFWQEWRVAPMSRIQTVDTQRGPLEQLFGLATVTVTTASAKGAVTIPGLDHRLAAQVAEQLTSTTQATPGDAT; from the coding sequence ATGGGGGATACCGCCTCCCTGCGGCTGCGTCCGCCGAGAAACCAGGTCGACCGCAGGGCGCTGCGCTGGTGGCGGACCAACCTGCTGTTGTGGGTGGGCATCCCGGTCGTGGCGCTGGTGTCGCTCGCCGCCGTCATCTCCACGGCAGCGGCCTGGCTGCTCGTGGCCGCGGGCGCCGTCGCCGTGGTGGGGCTGCCGGTGGCGGTCCTGCTTCCACTGTGGTGGTACCGGGTGCATCGCTGGGAGATCACCGACGACGCGGTGTACACCCGCACCGGCTTCTTCTGGCAGGAATGGCGAGTCGCGCCGATGTCGCGCATCCAGACCGTGGACACCCAGCGCGGGCCGCTGGAACAACTGTTCGGACTTGCGACCGTCACGGTCACCACCGCGTCGGCCAAGGGGGCCGTGACGATCCCCGGCCTGGACCACCGGCTCGCAGCACAGGTCGCAGAGCAGCTAACCAGCACCACCCAGGCAACTCCGGGGGACGCCACGTGA
- a CDS encoding ferritin-like domain-containing protein: protein MRSPGPLTRRDLLRATALAALTAPVAAACSGGYDDSPDPLLPLLLRATSDAEAAGALAAPEQADLANQVAQARSAQARALRAEVDRLNRPVPESAPSAPPRTVDSIEALGRRLADARRQAAELVPKLPRYRAGLVGSVAAGCAGLQQLAPALGAEQPGEVSHVVTGGLAQESVAALQEALAAEHAAVWVYGLVSAFLPDDFGKGIEAGADAHRDRRDACERVLTAAGATPRPAEPAYLPPQPVTGTESAQAVVITAETDAARAWHGVLEHSDDARLRVLATQALVGSATRCTSWRMEAGVSPAAVALPGRGEQRP from the coding sequence GTGAGATCCCCTGGTCCGCTGACGCGTCGTGACCTCCTTCGCGCGACCGCGCTCGCCGCGCTCACCGCCCCGGTTGCCGCGGCGTGTTCCGGCGGCTACGACGACAGCCCCGACCCGCTGCTGCCACTGCTGCTGCGCGCCACGTCCGACGCCGAGGCGGCGGGCGCGCTGGCGGCGCCAGAACAGGCCGACCTCGCCAACCAGGTGGCACAGGCGCGCTCGGCACAGGCGCGGGCATTGCGCGCCGAGGTCGACCGGCTGAACCGGCCGGTTCCGGAGTCAGCGCCGTCCGCGCCGCCACGCACGGTGGACAGCATCGAAGCGCTCGGCCGTCGGCTCGCCGACGCGCGGCGGCAGGCGGCCGAACTGGTCCCGAAACTGCCGCGCTACCGGGCGGGGCTGGTCGGTTCGGTCGCAGCCGGGTGTGCCGGGTTGCAGCAGCTCGCGCCCGCTCTCGGTGCGGAGCAGCCCGGCGAGGTGAGCCACGTGGTCACGGGTGGGCTCGCCCAGGAATCTGTGGCCGCGTTACAGGAGGCACTCGCCGCCGAACACGCCGCGGTGTGGGTGTACGGCCTGGTGAGTGCTTTCCTGCCTGACGATTTCGGTAAGGGCATCGAAGCTGGCGCCGACGCGCACCGGGACCGCAGAGATGCCTGCGAACGGGTGCTTACCGCGGCGGGCGCGACGCCCCGCCCCGCCGAGCCTGCCTACCTGCCCCCGCAACCGGTCACCGGAACCGAATCCGCGCAGGCCGTGGTGATCACAGCGGAGACGGACGCGGCCAGAGCCTGGCACGGCGTGCTGGAGCACAGCGACGACGCGCGCCTGCGGGTGCTGGCCACACAGGCACTGGTCGGCTCGGCCACCAGGTGCACGAGTTGGCGAATGGAAGCGGGGGTAAGTCCCGCCGCGGTCGCGCTGCCCGGCCGAGGCGAGCAACGGCCGTAG
- a CDS encoding DUF503 domain-containing protein has translation MFVGALELELLLGDVRSLKQKRSAVRPVIAELRKRFEVAVAEAGHLDLYRRSLIGVAAVAADGKQVRDVLDACERFVAARPDLELLSARRRLVGPDDE, from the coding sequence ATGTTCGTGGGTGCCCTGGAACTCGAGCTGCTGCTGGGTGACGTGCGGTCGCTGAAGCAGAAGCGTTCGGCGGTCCGGCCGGTGATCGCGGAGTTGCGCAAGCGGTTCGAGGTCGCGGTGGCCGAGGCCGGCCATCTGGACCTGTACCGCCGTTCGCTGATCGGTGTGGCGGCGGTGGCGGCGGACGGCAAGCAGGTGAGGGATGTGCTCGATGCCTGCGAGCGGTTCGTGGCGGCACGTCCGGACCTCGAGTTGTTGTCGGCGCGTCGGCGGCTTGTTGGTCCGGACGACGAGTAG
- a CDS encoding YlxR family protein: protein MIDQGLNWVTVRRPQSESTHREHGGYGVTPIRTCVGCRRRASVGELLRIVAEDGRLVVDTRRRLPGRGAWLHPDLECLSKAERRRAFPRALRVLGALDASGMRHDVKRLAESCTDSGSSRVQSETRKQVDPS, encoded by the coding sequence GTGATTGACCAAGGGCTAAACTGGGTAACGGTGCGACGCCCGCAGTCGGAATCGACACACCGTGAACACGGGGGGTACGGAGTTACACCCATTCGTACCTGTGTCGGGTGCCGGCGGCGGGCGTCGGTCGGAGAGTTGCTGCGCATCGTCGCGGAGGACGGGCGGCTTGTCGTCGACACTCGACGGCGGCTTCCGGGTCGAGGTGCCTGGTTGCACCCAGACCTGGAGTGCCTGTCCAAAGCCGAGCGGCGGCGAGCGTTTCCCCGGGCATTACGGGTCCTGGGGGCACTCGACGCCAGCGGCATGCGGCATGATGTGAAGCGGCTCGCCGAGAGCTGTACGGATTCGGGGAGTTCCCGGGTCCAGTCGGAAACAAGGAAGCAGGTCGACCCGTCATGA
- a CDS encoding PH domain-containing protein produces MTTSRQSPGVEEAGPAVWRKLDRRTVAVTVLRAAGVAVAAGFPTGAAIAGSASPLVATAVVVPVAVVLIAAAGLFDDVRWRRTSYRVLPDRVELRKGIVVRSRRTLSRHRIRAVDITAPPLLRAFGLVNVKLGTGEQTSAGESSLVLHPVTRTEADDLRTVLLHRDTRAASTPAPTDGRLATFQPSWVRFAPMSFLTPTLGLAFFGVILQVAEWFGLRSGVVSWALDLLRDLSLPLAVLALLLTGLAVGSMALFLEMWGRFRLEREPNGTLRVRRGLLTRRSISLEERRLRGVELVEPLGNRLVGAARVDAVATGLVRQNSKERTDHKTLLPPAPRREADRVAAVVLRESASPTESVRLLAHPIAARGRRVRWALLAVAAVVVPLLVVGLTAVPVLVPLAGICAAVLVPVALAVAFDAYRNLGHGLAGDYLVTRSGALRRSTVALRRRGIIGWTATQSIFQRRKGLLTLTATTAAGAGAYSIYDIGQAEGLEFAEAAVGELFGPFLERV; encoded by the coding sequence GTGACCACCTCGCGTCAGTCGCCCGGGGTGGAGGAGGCTGGGCCTGCCGTGTGGCGCAAACTGGACAGACGCACGGTAGCGGTCACGGTCCTGCGCGCGGCCGGAGTGGCCGTTGCCGCCGGATTCCCCACCGGGGCGGCGATCGCGGGCAGCGCCTCACCGCTGGTCGCCACGGCTGTCGTCGTGCCGGTGGCGGTGGTGCTGATCGCCGCGGCCGGGCTCTTCGACGACGTGCGATGGCGTAGGACCAGCTACCGCGTCCTGCCGGATCGCGTCGAACTGCGCAAGGGGATCGTCGTGCGCAGCAGGCGCACGCTCAGCAGGCATCGCATCAGGGCCGTCGACATCACCGCGCCACCGTTGCTGCGTGCCTTCGGCCTGGTGAACGTCAAGCTCGGCACCGGGGAACAGACCTCGGCGGGGGAGAGCTCGCTGGTACTGCACCCGGTGACCAGGACCGAGGCCGACGACCTGCGCACGGTCTTGCTGCACCGGGACACGCGCGCCGCCAGTACCCCCGCGCCCACCGACGGTCGGCTCGCCACCTTCCAACCCTCCTGGGTGCGGTTCGCGCCGATGTCGTTTCTGACGCCGACGCTCGGACTGGCCTTCTTCGGGGTGATCCTGCAGGTGGCCGAGTGGTTCGGGCTCCGGTCCGGTGTGGTCTCCTGGGCACTGGACCTGCTGCGCGACCTTTCACTACCGCTCGCCGTACTCGCCCTGCTGCTCACCGGCCTCGCCGTGGGCTCGATGGCATTGTTCCTGGAGATGTGGGGGCGGTTCCGGCTCGAACGTGAGCCCAACGGCACGTTGCGGGTGCGGCGCGGGCTGCTCACCAGGCGGTCCATCTCACTGGAGGAGCGGCGACTCCGTGGTGTCGAACTCGTCGAACCGCTGGGCAACCGGCTGGTCGGGGCGGCGAGGGTGGACGCGGTGGCCACCGGACTCGTGCGGCAGAACTCCAAGGAGCGCACCGACCACAAGACGCTGCTGCCACCCGCACCGCGCAGGGAGGCCGACCGGGTGGCTGCCGTCGTGCTCCGCGAGTCCGCCTCGCCGACCGAGTCCGTACGGCTGCTGGCTCACCCCATCGCGGCAAGGGGACGCCGGGTGCGGTGGGCACTGCTCGCGGTCGCCGCCGTGGTGGTGCCGCTGCTGGTGGTTGGTCTCACCGCGGTGCCCGTGCTGGTGCCGCTGGCGGGAATCTGCGCGGCCGTGCTGGTGCCCGTCGCGCTGGCCGTCGCTTTCGACGCCTACCGCAACCTCGGTCACGGACTCGCAGGCGACTACCTGGTCACCCGAAGCGGCGCCCTACGGCGCAGCACGGTCGCGCTGCGACGGCGCGGCATCATCGGGTGGACCGCGACGCAGTCGATCTTCCAGCGGCGCAAGGGGTTGCTCACACTCACCGCGACAACGGCGGCGGGCGCGGGGGCCTACTCGATCTACGACATCGGGCAGGCAGAAGGTTTGGAGTTCGCCGAGGCCGCCGTCGGCGAACTGTTCGGCCCTTTCCTCGAACGCGTGTGA
- the nusA gene encoding transcription termination factor NusA, whose protein sequence is MNVDIAALRAIERDKDIPFETVLEAIESALLTAYKHTEGHQPHAKIDIDRKTGYVRVLAHTLDENGEIAQEWDDTPEGFGRIAAATARQVILQRLRDAEHEKTFGEFSAKEGEIVAGVIQRDARANARGMVIVQVGETEGVLPAAEQVPGETYEHGARIKAYVVVVARSGRGPQITLSRTHPNLVRRLFALEVPEIADGTVEIAAVAREAGHRSKIAVRSTVPGVNAKGACIGPVGARVRNVMSELGGEKIDIIDYSEDPARFVGNALSPAKVVSVKVVDERAKTARVVVPDFQLSLAIGKEGQNARLAARLTGWRIDIRSDAAPESGQRQVDPDESPHAAATGSAE, encoded by the coding sequence GTGAACGTCGATATCGCGGCGTTGCGCGCGATCGAACGGGACAAGGACATCCCCTTCGAGACGGTGCTGGAGGCAATCGAGAGTGCTCTGCTGACCGCGTACAAGCACACCGAAGGCCATCAGCCACACGCCAAAATCGACATCGATCGCAAGACGGGCTACGTGCGGGTACTGGCACACACCCTCGACGAGAACGGCGAGATCGCGCAGGAGTGGGACGACACCCCCGAGGGGTTCGGCCGAATCGCCGCCGCAACCGCCCGCCAGGTGATCCTGCAGCGGCTGCGCGACGCCGAGCACGAGAAGACCTTCGGCGAGTTCTCCGCGAAGGAAGGCGAGATCGTCGCGGGTGTGATCCAGCGCGACGCGCGGGCCAACGCCAGGGGCATGGTGATCGTGCAGGTCGGCGAGACCGAGGGGGTGCTTCCCGCCGCCGAGCAGGTGCCGGGGGAGACCTACGAGCACGGCGCCAGGATCAAGGCCTACGTCGTGGTCGTGGCCCGCTCCGGCAGAGGACCGCAGATCACGCTGTCGCGTACCCACCCGAACCTGGTGCGCAGGCTGTTCGCGCTGGAGGTGCCAGAGATCGCCGACGGCACGGTGGAGATCGCCGCCGTGGCCCGCGAGGCGGGGCACCGTTCGAAGATCGCGGTGCGGTCGACCGTTCCGGGCGTCAACGCCAAGGGTGCCTGCATCGGCCCTGTCGGTGCGCGCGTGCGCAACGTCATGAGTGAACTCGGCGGTGAGAAGATCGACATCATCGACTACTCGGAGGACCCCGCCAGGTTCGTCGGGAATGCGCTCTCGCCCGCGAAGGTTGTATCTGTAAAGGTCGTGGACGAGCGGGCCAAGACGGCGCGGGTCGTCGTCCCCGACTTCCAGCTTTCACTCGCCATCGGCAAGGAAGGGCAGAACGCTCGCCTCGCCGCCAGGTTGACCGGTTGGCGCATCGACATCCGCAGCGATGCCGCGCCGGAGTCGGGGCAGCGGCAGGTCGATCCGGACGAGTCACCGCACGCCGCGGCGACCGGTTCGGCTGAGTGA
- the rimP gene encoding ribosome maturation factor RimP has product MPNELASRLEPLVADAVTAAGFDLDALDVQQAGRRKLVKVVVDGEEGVELDQVAEISRAVSAVLDDHEHLIAGAYTLEVTSPGVDRPLTKPRHWRRAKYRLVRVTPREGAEFVGRVGNAGDNSVRMLVDGNLRELAYADVAKAVIEIEFKQPPTGELKLLDNDAYGKIGEGAGPKEESR; this is encoded by the coding sequence GTGCCCAACGAACTCGCCAGTCGGCTGGAGCCACTCGTGGCCGACGCCGTCACGGCCGCGGGTTTCGATCTCGACGCGCTGGACGTGCAACAGGCCGGACGGCGCAAGCTGGTCAAGGTCGTCGTCGACGGAGAGGAAGGCGTCGAACTGGACCAGGTGGCCGAGATCAGCAGGGCGGTGTCCGCGGTGCTCGACGATCACGAACACCTGATCGCGGGGGCATACACGCTCGAGGTGACCTCACCGGGGGTCGACCGGCCACTGACCAAGCCACGACACTGGCGCCGGGCCAAGTACCGGCTCGTTCGGGTGACACCACGGGAAGGTGCCGAGTTCGTCGGCCGTGTCGGGAACGCGGGGGACAACAGCGTGCGGATGCTCGTGGACGGCAACCTGCGCGAGCTGGCCTACGCCGACGTGGCGAAGGCAGTGATCGAGATCGAGTTCAAGCAGCCGCCGACAGGTGAGCTCAAGCTGCTGGACAACGACGCCTACGGCAAGATCGGGGAAGGCGCCGGACCGAAGGAGGAGTCGAGGTGA
- the rbfA gene encoding 30S ribosome-binding factor RbfA, whose amino-acid sequence MADQARARRLAKRIAQIVASALEHEVKDPRLGNVTITDAKITGDLRDATVYYTVLGQTLDAAPDFAGAAAALESARGVLRTKVGQGTGVRYTPTLTFVADNVPSDARHIDELLAKAREADAEIARQATGAKPAGEADPYRPPREEDPES is encoded by the coding sequence GTGGCTGATCAGGCTCGCGCACGGAGGCTGGCCAAGCGGATCGCCCAGATCGTGGCGTCCGCCTTGGAGCACGAGGTGAAGGACCCTCGGCTGGGTAACGTCACGATCACCGACGCGAAGATCACCGGCGACCTGCGGGACGCGACCGTGTACTACACGGTGCTGGGCCAGACACTGGACGCCGCGCCGGACTTCGCGGGTGCCGCGGCGGCGCTGGAGTCGGCTCGCGGCGTGCTGCGCACAAAGGTCGGTCAGGGCACGGGGGTGCGCTACACACCGACGCTGACGTTCGTCGCGGACAACGTTCCCAGCGACGCCAGGCATATCGACGAACTGCTCGCGAAGGCACGTGAGGCCGACGCGGAGATCGCTCGACAGGCCACCGGTGCCAAACCCGCTGGCGAGGCCGACCCCTACCGGCCGCCTAGGGAAGAGGATCCCGAAAGCTAG
- a CDS encoding aminotransferase class V-fold PLP-dependent enzyme has protein sequence MRNAFGAEFDGCDGYLNTPSIGVPPVPVADAVEHELWRWRTAAAAPPDYDAAVHVTRAAFGALVGVPGEWVAVGASVSQVISMVAAGLPDGATVLTAEGEFTSVTFPFAAQQRRGVRVSEVPLADLPAHVEGHDLVAVSVAQSADGALVDLAALRAACEAAAVPVLLDATQAAGWLPLELEWADWVAGASYKWLLAPRGAAWLAVHPKAAERTVPVAANWYAGEDPWQTVYGLPLRLAGGARRFDLSPAWLPFAGAAVALPYLVSLDRKAVYRHCTGLADLLLSRLGLPPRGTAIVALDTEGAAPRLAAAGVRASVRAGRARVGFHIYNTEADVERVVEALG, from the coding sequence GTGCGAAACGCGTTCGGCGCCGAGTTCGACGGCTGCGACGGTTACCTGAACACCCCCAGCATCGGTGTGCCACCGGTACCTGTGGCCGATGCCGTCGAGCACGAACTGTGGCGATGGCGCACCGCGGCGGCGGCTCCGCCGGACTACGACGCCGCCGTACATGTGACCCGAGCGGCGTTCGGCGCGCTGGTGGGCGTGCCGGGGGAGTGGGTCGCCGTCGGCGCGAGCGTGTCGCAGGTGATCTCCATGGTCGCGGCAGGGCTACCGGACGGCGCCACGGTGCTGACGGCCGAAGGCGAGTTCACCAGCGTCACCTTTCCCTTCGCCGCGCAGCAACGACGTGGCGTTCGGGTGAGCGAGGTGCCGCTTGCCGACCTGCCCGCACACGTCGAGGGGCATGATCTCGTGGCGGTGAGCGTGGCGCAGTCGGCCGACGGCGCGCTGGTCGATCTGGCCGCGCTGCGCGCCGCCTGCGAGGCTGCGGCCGTGCCGGTACTGCTCGACGCCACGCAAGCCGCGGGCTGGCTGCCGCTTGAGCTGGAATGGGCCGACTGGGTCGCGGGCGCGTCGTACAAGTGGCTGCTCGCCCCGCGTGGTGCCGCCTGGCTCGCCGTGCACCCGAAGGCGGCCGAGCGCACCGTGCCCGTCGCGGCGAACTGGTACGCGGGCGAGGACCCGTGGCAGACCGTTTACGGGCTGCCGCTTCGACTCGCGGGCGGCGCGCGGAGGTTCGATCTCTCGCCCGCCTGGCTACCGTTCGCGGGCGCCGCGGTGGCACTGCCCTACCTTGTCTCGCTTGACCGGAAGGCGGTTTACCGGCACTGCACGGGCCTGGCCGATCTGCTGCTGTCCCGGCTGGGCCTGCCCCCGCGTGGTACGGCCATCGTGGCACTGGACACCGAGGGCGCGGCGCCGCGACTGGCCGCCGCGGGCGTTCGGGCCAGCGTGCGGGCGGGCAGGGCGAGGGTGGGCTTTCACATTTACAACACGGAGGCCGACGTGGAGCGGGTCGTGGAGGCGCTTGGTTGA
- the infB gene encoding translation initiation factor IF-2, producing the protein MAGKARVHELAKELGVTSKEVLAKLKEQGEFVKSASSTVEAPVARRLRDAFSSKDSKQSERKSGGRQAAKPAAPSGGNGSAPSAKQASTPAQPQQEAKPAQPQAKAPKPGPRPGPRPGPAPKPAEQAPAAKAEPQQPKQEQKQEPGGSVVPPKPQGPKPGPKPGPRPPRVGNNPFGVGAGSPPPRPAPPRPGGGQQQGDRGTRPGGDRPSGGPRGGAPGGNRPSPGSMPPRPNPGMMPTRPARPAGGPGGGRGGPGGGRGGAGTGAGRGGGGPRGGGGGFRGGPGGPGGGGGGGGFRGGPGGGAPAGGGGGGGFRGGGGRGGPGGRGGAAGAFGRPGGPSRKGRKSKRQKRQEYMENMQAPSVGGVRLPKGSGETIRLPRGASLTDFAEKIDANPASLVQVLFHLGEMVTATQSVSEDVLELLGTEMNYNVQVVSPEEEDRELLEAFDITYGEDAGDEEDLQVRPPVVTVMGHVDHGKTRLLDTIRKTKVHEGEAGGITQHIGAYQIETELEGQERLITFIDTPGHEAFTAMRARGAQATDIAVIVVAADDGVMPQTVEAINHAQAAKAPIVVAVNKIDKEGANPQKIRQQLTEYGLVAEEYGGDTMFVDISARENINIDGLLEAILLTADAALDLRANPDMEAQGVAIEAHLDRGRGPVATVLVQRGTLRIGDSVVAGDAYGRVRRMVDEYNHDVTQALPSRPVQVIGFTSVPRAGDTFLVVEEDRVARQIAERRQARIRNAENAARRKRVSLEDLDSALKETNTLNLIVKGDNSGTVEALEASLMQIDVGDEVELNIVHRGVGGVTESDIDLATASDAIVLGFNVRAQGKATERATREGVDVRYYTVIYQAIEEIEQALKGMLKPEYEEVELGKAEVREVFKSSKFGTIAGCLVTAGEIRRNAKARLLRDNVVVAQNLPVSSLRRFKDDVVEVREGFECGLTLGKYSDIKIGDVIETYEQREKPRA; encoded by the coding sequence GTGGCAGGCAAGGCCCGCGTACATGAGCTCGCAAAAGAGCTCGGTGTAACGAGCAAGGAAGTACTCGCCAAGCTGAAGGAGCAGGGCGAGTTCGTGAAATCCGCGTCGTCGACCGTGGAGGCGCCAGTCGCCCGACGGTTGCGAGACGCGTTCTCGAGCAAGGACTCCAAGCAGTCCGAGCGCAAATCCGGCGGTAGGCAGGCCGCGAAGCCGGCCGCACCGTCAGGTGGCAATGGCTCCGCCCCTTCGGCCAAGCAGGCGAGCACGCCCGCGCAGCCGCAGCAGGAGGCGAAGCCCGCGCAGCCGCAGGCGAAGGCCCCCAAGCCCGGTCCGAGGCCGGGGCCGAGGCCCGGCCCCGCACCCAAGCCTGCCGAGCAGGCGCCCGCGGCGAAGGCCGAACCGCAGCAGCCGAAGCAGGAGCAGAAGCAGGAGCCCGGTGGCTCGGTAGTTCCGCCGAAGCCGCAGGGCCCCAAGCCCGGGCCGAAGCCCGGCCCCAGGCCGCCGCGGGTCGGCAACAACCCCTTCGGCGTCGGTGCGGGCTCGCCCCCACCGCGCCCGGCACCGCCGCGTCCAGGCGGCGGCCAGCAGCAGGGTGACCGCGGCACCCGCCCCGGTGGCGACCGTCCCTCGGGCGGCCCGCGCGGTGGCGCGCCCGGCGGCAACAGGCCGAGCCCCGGCAGCATGCCACCACGCCCCAACCCGGGCATGATGCCCACCCGGCCCGCGCGTCCCGCGGGCGGTCCCGGCGGTGGCCGTGGCGGTCCCGGTGGCGGCCGAGGTGGTGCGGGCACCGGTGCGGGTCGAGGCGGCGGCGGTCCCCGCGGTGGGGGCGGCGGCTTCCGTGGCGGCCCCGGCGGTCCCGGTGGCGGCGGCGGGGGCGGCGGCTTCCGCGGTGGACCGGGCGGCGGTGCTCCTGCCGGTGGCGGTGGCGGTGGCGGCTTCCGAGGTGGCGGTGGCCGTGGCGGTCCTGGCGGCCGCGGCGGTGCCGCCGGTGCCTTCGGTCGCCCTGGCGGTCCCTCCCGGAAGGGCCGCAAGTCGAAGCGGCAGAAGCGCCAGGAGTACATGGAGAACATGCAGGCGCCTTCGGTCGGTGGCGTTCGCCTGCCCAAGGGCAGCGGCGAGACGATCCGGCTGCCGCGTGGTGCTTCGCTGACCGATTTCGCGGAGAAGATCGACGCCAACCCGGCCTCGCTGGTACAGGTGTTGTTCCATCTCGGCGAGATGGTCACCGCGACACAGTCCGTCTCCGAGGACGTGCTGGAACTGCTCGGCACGGAGATGAACTACAACGTGCAGGTGGTCAGCCCCGAGGAGGAGGACCGCGAACTGCTGGAGGCCTTCGACATCACCTACGGCGAGGACGCCGGTGACGAGGAGGACTTGCAGGTGCGGCCGCCGGTGGTGACCGTGATGGGTCACGTCGACCACGGTAAGACCCGCTTGCTGGACACTATCCGTAAGACGAAGGTGCACGAGGGTGAGGCCGGTGGCATCACCCAGCACATCGGTGCCTACCAGATCGAGACCGAGCTGGAGGGCCAGGAGCGGCTCATCACCTTCATCGACACCCCTGGCCACGAGGCGTTCACCGCCATGCGTGCCCGTGGTGCGCAGGCCACCGACATCGCGGTGATCGTGGTGGCCGCCGACGACGGTGTGATGCCGCAGACGGTGGAGGCCATCAACCACGCTCAGGCCGCCAAGGCACCGATCGTGGTCGCGGTCAACAAGATCGACAAGGAAGGCGCGAATCCGCAGAAGATCCGCCAGCAGCTCACCGAGTACGGCCTCGTGGCGGAGGAGTACGGCGGCGACACGATGTTCGTCGACATCTCCGCGCGCGAGAACATCAACATCGACGGGCTGCTCGAGGCGATCCTGCTGACCGCGGACGCGGCGCTGGACCTGCGGGCCAACCCGGACATGGAAGCGCAGGGTGTCGCTATCGAGGCGCACCTCGACCGCGGTCGCGGTCCGGTGGCGACGGTGCTGGTGCAGCGCGGAACGTTGCGCATCGGCGACTCGGTCGTCGCGGGCGATGCGTACGGCCGCGTGCGCCGGATGGTCGACGAGTACAACCACGACGTCACACAGGCGTTGCCGTCGCGGCCGGTGCAGGTTATCGGGTTCACCTCGGTGCCGAGGGCGGGCGACACGTTCCTCGTCGTGGAGGAGGACCGGGTTGCCCGGCAGATCGCCGAGCGCAGGCAGGCCCGAATCCGCAACGCCGAGAACGCGGCGAGGCGCAAGCGGGTCAGCCTTGAGGACCTGGACTCCGCGCTGAAGGAGACCAACACCCTCAACCTGATCGTCAAGGGCGACAACTCGGGTACCGTCGAGGCGCTTGAGGCGTCGCTGATGCAGATCGACGTGGGCGACGAGGTGGAACTCAACATCGTCCACCGCGGAGTCGGTGGCGTGACGGAGAGCGACATCGACCTGGCCACGGCGTCTGACGCCATCGTGCTCGGGTTCAACGTGCGGGCGCAGGGCAAGGCGACCGAGCGGGCGACCCGCGAGGGCGTCGACGTCCGGTACTACACGGTGATCTACCAGGCGATCGAGGAGATCGAGCAGGCCCTCAAGGGCATGCTGAAGCCGGAGTACGAAGAGGTTGAGCTCGGTAAGGCCGAGGTCCGCGAGGTGTTCAAGTCCTCCAAGTTCGGCACGATCGCGGGTTGCCTGGTCACCGCGGGCGAGATCCGGCGCAACGCGAAGGCGAGGCTGCTGCGTGACAACGTGGTGGTCGCGCAGAACCTGCCGGTCAGCTCGTTGCGGCGGTTCAAGGACGATGTCGTCGAGGTGCGCGAGGGCTTCGAGTGCGGTCTCACCCTCGGCAAGTACAGCGACATCAAGATCGGCGATGTGATCGAGACCTACGAGCAGCGCGAGAAGCCGCGCGCGTAG
- a CDS encoding threonine ammonia-lyase has protein sequence MGNREVRTPSAEDVEHAWSVLRGALAPTPVVGEGPLLKLESLQPTGSFKVRGALNALAAIGQGERVVTASAGNHGLGVAFAATRLGRPATVVVPENASSAKVAALGRFDIELVREGRSYAEAEAHALRLAQRGAYFLSPYNDPHVIAGQGTIGHELAGQLTGRRLTVVCAVGGGGLASGLGLWASTQPDVRIVGVEVDAAPSVAEAVKAGHQVPIEVRPTLADGIAANLEPGSVTIDLVAKHVDRIVSVTEAELRTAVRHLAATHGVVTEGAGAAAVAALLAGKVEPGGEADHTVAVVSGRNIALGVLAEVLASSQP, from the coding sequence ATGGGCAATCGAGAAGTACGCACACCCTCGGCCGAAGACGTGGAACATGCCTGGTCGGTACTGCGGGGAGCGCTGGCACCCACCCCGGTCGTGGGTGAGGGGCCGCTGCTGAAGCTGGAGTCGCTGCAACCGACCGGGTCGTTCAAGGTACGTGGCGCCCTCAACGCGCTCGCGGCGATCGGGCAGGGCGAGCGCGTGGTCACGGCCTCGGCGGGCAACCACGGGCTCGGAGTCGCCTTCGCCGCGACCAGGCTGGGCCGCCCTGCCACCGTCGTCGTTCCGGAGAACGCCTCGTCCGCCAAGGTCGCCGCGCTGGGTCGGTTCGACATCGAGCTCGTTCGCGAGGGGCGCTCCTACGCCGAGGCGGAGGCACACGCGCTGCGGCTGGCGCAGCGCGGGGCGTACTTCCTTTCCCCCTACAACGACCCGCACGTCATCGCGGGGCAGGGCACCATCGGCCACGAGCTCGCCGGGCAACTCACTGGGCGACGGCTCACCGTGGTGTGCGCTGTCGGCGGCGGTGGGCTGGCCTCCGGGCTCGGGTTGTGGGCTTCGACCCAACCGGACGTGCGCATCGTCGGGGTGGAGGTGGACGCCGCACCCTCCGTGGCCGAGGCGGTGAAGGCAGGCCACCAGGTCCCCATCGAGGTGCGCCCCACGCTCGCCGACGGTATCGCGGCGAACCTGGAACCGGGTTCGGTGACGATCGACCTGGTCGCCAAGCACGTCGACCGAATCGTTTCCGTCACCGAAGCCGAACTGCGGACCGCGGTGCGGCACCTGGCGGCCACGCATGGTGTGGTCACCGAAGGCGCGGGAGCCGCGGCGGTGGCGGCCCTCTTGGCGGGCAAGGTCGAGCCGGGGGGCGAGGCGGACCACACGGTGGCCGTCGTTTCCGGCCGCAACATCGCCCTCGGCGTACTGGCCGAGGTGTTGGCCTCCAGCCAGCCGTAG